Genomic window (Elusimicrobiota bacterium):
CCCCCGTCTCGCCCGCCTTGCGCTACGCGGCGTACGGCTTCCTGCTCGTCTGCCTGCTCTGGGCGGCCGCGATGACGATGATCCTGATGAACCGGGCCCAGCGCATGCAGACGGCGCCTCCTCCGGCCGAGGCGTCCGCGGAGGTGCCCGTCCCTGCGTCGGACGTAGGTGCCGGCGAAGCCGGCACGAACGCCGCAGGGACGACGCGAGAGGCGGACGGCTCGCGCGTCGACCCCGCGATGACGCGCTGACCGGGGCTCTCCCGGTCGGATCCTAAGACGGCTTCTTTCGGGAGGAGCGGCCCGCGCTCTTGCGTGCGGCCGAGCCTTCGCGCGTGAGGCGCGCGATCTCGTCTTCGGCGTTGCGGTGGGCGGTGATGTCGATGACGTAGCCGTGGAAGCGTGCGATGCCTCCTCCGTCGTCGCGCTTCACGACGGAGAACTGCCGCACCCAGCGATAGATCCCGTCGGCGTGGCGCAGACGGTATTCCTGCTCGTAGGACGGGAGTCCGTCGGCGCAGAAGCGTGCGACCTCGTCCTTCACGCGCGGCAGGTCCTCGGGGTGCACGAGGTCCATGTAGCGGATCCTCCCGCTGAGGAGGTCTCCGACCTCGTAGCCGAGCGCCTCCCGGACGTTCGGCGAGGCGTACTCGACCGGCCAGCCGTTCTCCGCTCCCCAAGCGAGGACGACGGTCGGCCCGCCGGTGAAGAGCTCCCGCTCCGCGAGGAGCGCCTCCGCGACGAGCTTGTGGACGGTGATGTCCCGGATGAGGGTGACGACGCCTGCGCGGCCGTCGGGCAGGACGAGCGGGGTCTTCTTCGTCTCGGTGTGGATGCGCCGGCTGCCGAGGACGTTCAGCTCCTCGGTGATGAGCGTCTCCTTCCCCTCCAGCACCCGGCGGTACTCCTCGCGCACGCATGGGCCGAGGAAGGGGAACGCCTCCTCCAGGGTCATCCCGACGATGTCGGCGGTGAGCCCCAGCTCGGCGTTGAGCTGGCGGAAGGCCTTGTTCATGACGAGGATGCGGAAGTCGGCGTCCATCACGTGGAGGGGGTCGGGGAGCGTGTCGATGAGGACCTGAAAGTCCGGGTGTTCGAAGAGCGGCTGCATGAAGGGAGTCTAGCATAGCCGGACTCCGTGGTATCATAGGCGCGGAGCCATGATCCTCGTCTCGGACCTCGGAGGCACCCACGCGCGCCTCGCCCTCTTCGA
Coding sequences:
- a CDS encoding PAS domain-containing protein; the encoded protein is MQPLFEHPDFQVLIDTLPDPLHVMDADFRILVMNKAFRQLNAELGLTADIVGMTLEEAFPFLGPCVREEYRRVLEGKETLITEELNVLGSRRIHTETKKTPLVLPDGRAGVVTLIRDITVHKLVAEALLAERELFTGGPTVVLAWGAENGWPVEYASPNVREALGYEVGDLLSGRIRYMDLVHPEDLPRVKDEVARFCADGLPSYEQEYRLRHADGIYRWVRQFSVVKRDDGGGIARFHGYVIDITAHRNAEDEIARLTREGSAARKSAGRSSRKKPS